One window of the Saccopteryx bilineata isolate mSacBil1 chromosome 2, mSacBil1_pri_phased_curated, whole genome shotgun sequence genome contains the following:
- the THBS3 gene encoding thrombospondin-3 isoform X2: protein METQELRGALALLLLCTFASAIQDLQVIDLLTVGESRQMVAVAEKIRAALLTAGDIYLLSTFRLPPKQGGVLFGLYSRQDNTRWLEASVVGKINKVLVRYQREDGKVHAVNLQQAGLADGRTHTALLRLQGPSRPSPALQLYVDCKLGDQHAGLPALAPIPPAEVDGLEIRTGQKAYLRMQGFMESMKMILGGSMARVGALSECPFQGDESIHSAVTNTLHSILGKGNVPDPKHHHGVSGFHEQRSHCSPNPCFRGVDCMEVYEYPGYRCGPCPPGLQGNGTHCTDINECAHADPCFPGSSCINTMPGFHCEACPQGYKGTRVSGVGIDYARASKQVCNDVDECNDGNNGGCDPNSICTNTVGSFKCGPCRLGFLGNQSQGCLPARTCHSPAHSPCHVHAHCLFERNGAVSCLCNVGWAGNGNVCGPDTDIDGYPDQALPCMDNNKHCKQDNCLLTPNSGQEDADNDGVGDQCDDDADGDGIKNVEDNCRLFPNKDQQNSDTDSFGDACDNCPNVPNNDQKDTDGNGEGDACDNDVDGDGIPNGLDNCPKVPNPLQTDRDEDGVGDACDSCPEMSNPTQTDADSDLVGDVCDTNEDSDGDGHQDTKDNCPQLPNSSQLDSDNDGLGDECDGDDDNDGVPDYVPPGPDNCRLVPNPNQKDSDGNGIGDVCEDDFDNDAVVDPLDVCPESAEVTLTDFRAYQTVVLDPEGDAQIDPNWVVLNQGMEIVQTMNSDPGLAVGYTAFNGVDFEGTFHVNTVTDDDYAGFLFSYQDSGRFYVVMWKQTEQTYWQATPFRAVAQPGLQLKAVTSVSGPGEHLRNALWHTGHTPDQVRLLWTDPRNVGWRDKTSYRWQLLHRPQVGYIRVKLYEGPQLVADSGVIIDTSMRGGRLGVFCFSQENIIWSNLQYRCNDTVPEDFEPFRRQLLQGRV, encoded by the exons ATGGAGACACAGGAACTTCGGGGGGCCCTGGCTCTTCTTCTCCTTTGCACTTTCGCATCTGCCATTCAGGACCTGCAGG TGATTGACCTGCTGACTGTGGGTGAGTCCCGGCAGATGGTAGCTGTGGCAGAGAAGATCCGGGCAGCCCTGCTTACTGCTGGGGACATCTACCTCTTGTCCACCTTCCGCCTGCCTCCTAAGCAGGGTGGTGTCCTCTTTGGCCTCTACTCTCGCCAAGACAACACACGATGGCTGGAGGCCTCTGTTGTGGGCAAGATCAACAAAG TGCTGGTGCGGTATCAGCGGGAGGATGGCAAAGTCCATGCAGTGAACCTACAGCAAGCAGGCCTGGCTGATGGgcgcacacacacagctctcctgcgACTTCAAGGTCCATCCCGCCCCAGTCCTGCCCTGCAGCTCTATGTGGACTGCAAACTGGGTGATCAGCATGCTGGTCTTCCAGCACTGGCCCCCATCCCTCCAGCGGAGGTTGATGGGCTGGAGATTAGGACTGGACAGAAGGCGTATTTGAGGATGCAG GGATTTATGGAATCTATGAAAATGATTCTGGGTGGGTCCATGGCCCGGGTCGGAGCCCTGAGTGAGTGTCCGTTCCAGGGGGATGAGTCCATCCACAGTGCAG TGACCAACACACTCCACTCCATCCTAG GTAAAGGAAATGTCCCTGATCCGAAACACCATCATGGAGTGTCAG GCTTCCATGAGCAACGTTCCCACTGCAGCCCCAACCCCTGCTTCCGAGGTGTGGACTGCATGGAAGTGTACGAGTACCCTGGCTACCGCTGTGGGCCCTGCCCCCCTGGCCTGCAGGGCAACGGCACCCACTGCACTGACATCAATGAG TGTGCTCACGCTGACCCTTGTTTCCCTGGCTCAAGTTGCATCAACACCATGCCTGGCTTCCACTGTGAGGCTTGTCCTCAAGGCTACAAAGGCACACGGGTGTCTGGTGTGGGCATTGACTATGCCCGAGCCAGCAAACAG GTCTGCAATGATGTTGATGAATGTAATGATGGGAACAATGGTGGCTGTGACCCAAACTCCATCTGCACCAATACAGTG GGCTCTTTCAAGTGTGGTCCCTGTCGCCTGGGCTTCCTGGGCAACCAAAGCCAGGGCTGCCTCCCAGCCCGGACTTGCCacagcccagcccacagcccctgcCATGTCCACGCACACTGTCTCTTTGAACGCAATGGTGCAGTGTCCTGCTTG TGTAACGTGGGCTGGGCCGGGAACGGGAACGTGTGTGGGCCTGACACAGACATCGATGGCTACCCGGATCAGGCACTACCCTGCATGGACAACAACAAACACTGCAAGCAG gacaactgccttttgacaccAAACTCTGGGCAGGAAGATGCTGATAATGACGGCGTGGGGGACCAGTGTGATGATGATGCTGATGGGGACGGGATCAAGAATGTTGAG GACAATTGCCGACTGTTCCCCAACAAGGACCAGCAAAACTCAGATACAGATTCATTTGGTGATGCTTGTGACAACTGCCCCAACGTTCCCAACAATGACCAGAAGGACACAGATGGCAATGGGGAAGGGGATGCCTGTGACAACGACGTGGATGGGGATG GCATCCCCAATGGACTGGACAATTGCCCTAAAGTCCCCAACCCCCtgcagacagacagagatgaggatGGAGTGGGAGATGCTTGTGACAGCTGCCCTGAAATGAGCAATCCTACCCAG ACAGATGCAGACAGTGACCTGGTGGGGGATGTCTGTGACACCAATGAAGACAG CGATGGAGATGGACACCAGGACACCAAGGACAACTGCCCACAGCTACCCAATAGTTCCCAGCTGGACTCAGACAATGATGGACTTGGAGATGAGTGTGATGGGGACGATGACAATGATGGTGTCCCAGATTACGTGCCTCCTGGTCCTGATAACTGTCGCCTGGTACCCAATCCCAATCAGAAGGACTCAGATG GCAATGGCATTGGTGATGTTTGTGAGGATGACTTTGACAATGATGCAGTGGTGGACCCCCTGGATGTGTGCCCTGAAAGTGCAGAGGTAACCCTCACAGATTTTCGGGCCTATCAGACCGTCGTCCTGGACCCTGAGGGGGATGCTCAGATTGACCCAAACTGGGTTGTGCTCAACCAG GGCATGGAAATCGTTCAGACCATGAACAGTGACCCCGGCCTGGCTGTTG GATATACAGCCTTCAACGGTGTGGACTTTGAAGGCACCTTCCATGTGAACACAGTGACCGATGATGACTATGCAGGCTTCCTCTTCAGCTACCAAGACAGTGGCCGCTTCTATGTGGTTATGTGGAAGCAGACAGAGCAGACGTACTGGCAGGCCACACCTTTTCGGGCTGTTGCCCAGCCTGGGCTGCAGCTCAAG GCAGTGACATCAGTGTCTGGCCCAGGTGAGCACCTCCGGAATGCCCTGTGGCATACTGGCCACACCCCTGACCAGGTACGACTGCTGTGGACTGACCCACGAAACGTGGGCTGGCGTGACAAGACCTCCTATCGCTGGCAGCTGCTGCATCGGCCTCAAGTTGGCTACATTCg AGTGAAGCTCTATGAGGGTCCCCAGCTAGTAGCGGATTCAGGGGTGATCATTGACACATCCATGCGAGGGGGCCGTCTTGGTGTATTCTGcttctcccaagaaaacattATTTGGTCCAATCTCCAGTACCGATGCAATG ACACAGTTCCCGAGGACTTTGAGCCATTCCGGCGGCAGCTGCTCCAGGGAAGAGTGTAA
- the THBS3 gene encoding thrombospondin-3 isoform X1, whose amino-acid sequence METQELRGALALLLLCTFASAIQDLQVIDLLTVGESRQMVAVAEKIRAALLTAGDIYLLSTFRLPPKQGGVLFGLYSRQDNTRWLEASVVGKINKVLVRYQREDGKVHAVNLQQAGLADGRTHTALLRLQGPSRPSPALQLYVDCKLGDQHAGLPALAPIPPAEVDGLEIRTGQKAYLRMQGFMESMKMILGGSMARVGALSECPFQGDESIHSAVTNTLHSILGEQTKALVTQLTLFNQILVELRDDIRDQVKEMSLIRNTIMECQVCGFHEQRSHCSPNPCFRGVDCMEVYEYPGYRCGPCPPGLQGNGTHCTDINECAHADPCFPGSSCINTMPGFHCEACPQGYKGTRVSGVGIDYARASKQVCNDVDECNDGNNGGCDPNSICTNTVGSFKCGPCRLGFLGNQSQGCLPARTCHSPAHSPCHVHAHCLFERNGAVSCLCNVGWAGNGNVCGPDTDIDGYPDQALPCMDNNKHCKQDNCLLTPNSGQEDADNDGVGDQCDDDADGDGIKNVEDNCRLFPNKDQQNSDTDSFGDACDNCPNVPNNDQKDTDGNGEGDACDNDVDGDGIPNGLDNCPKVPNPLQTDRDEDGVGDACDSCPEMSNPTQTDADSDLVGDVCDTNEDSDGDGHQDTKDNCPQLPNSSQLDSDNDGLGDECDGDDDNDGVPDYVPPGPDNCRLVPNPNQKDSDGNGIGDVCEDDFDNDAVVDPLDVCPESAEVTLTDFRAYQTVVLDPEGDAQIDPNWVVLNQGMEIVQTMNSDPGLAVGYTAFNGVDFEGTFHVNTVTDDDYAGFLFSYQDSGRFYVVMWKQTEQTYWQATPFRAVAQPGLQLKAVTSVSGPGEHLRNALWHTGHTPDQVRLLWTDPRNVGWRDKTSYRWQLLHRPQVGYIRVKLYEGPQLVADSGVIIDTSMRGGRLGVFCFSQENIIWSNLQYRCNDTVPEDFEPFRRQLLQGRV is encoded by the exons ATGGAGACACAGGAACTTCGGGGGGCCCTGGCTCTTCTTCTCCTTTGCACTTTCGCATCTGCCATTCAGGACCTGCAGG TGATTGACCTGCTGACTGTGGGTGAGTCCCGGCAGATGGTAGCTGTGGCAGAGAAGATCCGGGCAGCCCTGCTTACTGCTGGGGACATCTACCTCTTGTCCACCTTCCGCCTGCCTCCTAAGCAGGGTGGTGTCCTCTTTGGCCTCTACTCTCGCCAAGACAACACACGATGGCTGGAGGCCTCTGTTGTGGGCAAGATCAACAAAG TGCTGGTGCGGTATCAGCGGGAGGATGGCAAAGTCCATGCAGTGAACCTACAGCAAGCAGGCCTGGCTGATGGgcgcacacacacagctctcctgcgACTTCAAGGTCCATCCCGCCCCAGTCCTGCCCTGCAGCTCTATGTGGACTGCAAACTGGGTGATCAGCATGCTGGTCTTCCAGCACTGGCCCCCATCCCTCCAGCGGAGGTTGATGGGCTGGAGATTAGGACTGGACAGAAGGCGTATTTGAGGATGCAG GGATTTATGGAATCTATGAAAATGATTCTGGGTGGGTCCATGGCCCGGGTCGGAGCCCTGAGTGAGTGTCCGTTCCAGGGGGATGAGTCCATCCACAGTGCAG TGACCAACACACTCCACTCCATCCTAG GGGAGCAAACCAAGGCACTGGTCACCCAACTCACCCTCTTCAACCAGATCCTGGTGGAGCTGCGGGATGATATCCGAGACCAG GTAAAGGAAATGTCCCTGATCCGAAACACCATCATGGAGTGTCAGGTGTGCG GCTTCCATGAGCAACGTTCCCACTGCAGCCCCAACCCCTGCTTCCGAGGTGTGGACTGCATGGAAGTGTACGAGTACCCTGGCTACCGCTGTGGGCCCTGCCCCCCTGGCCTGCAGGGCAACGGCACCCACTGCACTGACATCAATGAG TGTGCTCACGCTGACCCTTGTTTCCCTGGCTCAAGTTGCATCAACACCATGCCTGGCTTCCACTGTGAGGCTTGTCCTCAAGGCTACAAAGGCACACGGGTGTCTGGTGTGGGCATTGACTATGCCCGAGCCAGCAAACAG GTCTGCAATGATGTTGATGAATGTAATGATGGGAACAATGGTGGCTGTGACCCAAACTCCATCTGCACCAATACAGTG GGCTCTTTCAAGTGTGGTCCCTGTCGCCTGGGCTTCCTGGGCAACCAAAGCCAGGGCTGCCTCCCAGCCCGGACTTGCCacagcccagcccacagcccctgcCATGTCCACGCACACTGTCTCTTTGAACGCAATGGTGCAGTGTCCTGCTTG TGTAACGTGGGCTGGGCCGGGAACGGGAACGTGTGTGGGCCTGACACAGACATCGATGGCTACCCGGATCAGGCACTACCCTGCATGGACAACAACAAACACTGCAAGCAG gacaactgccttttgacaccAAACTCTGGGCAGGAAGATGCTGATAATGACGGCGTGGGGGACCAGTGTGATGATGATGCTGATGGGGACGGGATCAAGAATGTTGAG GACAATTGCCGACTGTTCCCCAACAAGGACCAGCAAAACTCAGATACAGATTCATTTGGTGATGCTTGTGACAACTGCCCCAACGTTCCCAACAATGACCAGAAGGACACAGATGGCAATGGGGAAGGGGATGCCTGTGACAACGACGTGGATGGGGATG GCATCCCCAATGGACTGGACAATTGCCCTAAAGTCCCCAACCCCCtgcagacagacagagatgaggatGGAGTGGGAGATGCTTGTGACAGCTGCCCTGAAATGAGCAATCCTACCCAG ACAGATGCAGACAGTGACCTGGTGGGGGATGTCTGTGACACCAATGAAGACAG CGATGGAGATGGACACCAGGACACCAAGGACAACTGCCCACAGCTACCCAATAGTTCCCAGCTGGACTCAGACAATGATGGACTTGGAGATGAGTGTGATGGGGACGATGACAATGATGGTGTCCCAGATTACGTGCCTCCTGGTCCTGATAACTGTCGCCTGGTACCCAATCCCAATCAGAAGGACTCAGATG GCAATGGCATTGGTGATGTTTGTGAGGATGACTTTGACAATGATGCAGTGGTGGACCCCCTGGATGTGTGCCCTGAAAGTGCAGAGGTAACCCTCACAGATTTTCGGGCCTATCAGACCGTCGTCCTGGACCCTGAGGGGGATGCTCAGATTGACCCAAACTGGGTTGTGCTCAACCAG GGCATGGAAATCGTTCAGACCATGAACAGTGACCCCGGCCTGGCTGTTG GATATACAGCCTTCAACGGTGTGGACTTTGAAGGCACCTTCCATGTGAACACAGTGACCGATGATGACTATGCAGGCTTCCTCTTCAGCTACCAAGACAGTGGCCGCTTCTATGTGGTTATGTGGAAGCAGACAGAGCAGACGTACTGGCAGGCCACACCTTTTCGGGCTGTTGCCCAGCCTGGGCTGCAGCTCAAG GCAGTGACATCAGTGTCTGGCCCAGGTGAGCACCTCCGGAATGCCCTGTGGCATACTGGCCACACCCCTGACCAGGTACGACTGCTGTGGACTGACCCACGAAACGTGGGCTGGCGTGACAAGACCTCCTATCGCTGGCAGCTGCTGCATCGGCCTCAAGTTGGCTACATTCg AGTGAAGCTCTATGAGGGTCCCCAGCTAGTAGCGGATTCAGGGGTGATCATTGACACATCCATGCGAGGGGGCCGTCTTGGTGTATTCTGcttctcccaagaaaacattATTTGGTCCAATCTCCAGTACCGATGCAATG ACACAGTTCCCGAGGACTTTGAGCCATTCCGGCGGCAGCTGCTCCAGGGAAGAGTGTAA
- the THBS3 gene encoding thrombospondin-3 isoform X4, translating into METQELRGALALLLLCTFASAIQDLQVIDLLTVGESRQMVAVAEKIRAALLTAGDIYLLSTFRLPPKQGGVLFGLYSRQDNTRWLEASVVGKINKVLVRYQREDGKVHAVNLQQAGLADGRTHTALLRLQGPSRPSPALQLYVDCKLGDQHAGLPALAPIPPAEVDGLEIRTGQKAYLRMQGFMESMKMILGGSMARVGALSECPFQGDESIHSAVTNTLHSILGEQTKALVTQLTLFNQILVELRDDIRDQVKEMSLIRNTIMECQVCGFHEQRSHCSPNPCFRGVDCMEVYEYPGYRCGPCPPGLQGNGTHCTDINECAHADPCFPGSSCINTMPGFHCEACPQGYKGTRVSGVGIDYARASKQVCNDVDECNDGNNGGCDPNSICTNTVGSFKCGPCRLGFLGNQSQGCLPARTCHSPAHSPCHVHAHCLFERNGAVSCLCNVGWAGNGNVCGPDTDIDGYPDQALPCMDNNKHCKQDNCLLTPNSGQEDADNDGVGDQCDDDADGDGIKNVEDNCRLFPNKDQQNSDTDSFGDACDNCPNVPNNDQKDTDGNGEGDACDNDVDGDGIPNGLDNCPKVPNPLQTDRDEDGVGDACDSCPEMSNPTQMQTVTWWGMSVTPMKTGNGIGDVCEDDFDNDAVVDPLDVCPESAEVTLTDFRAYQTVVLDPEGDAQIDPNWVVLNQGMEIVQTMNSDPGLAVGYTAFNGVDFEGTFHVNTVTDDDYAGFLFSYQDSGRFYVVMWKQTEQTYWQATPFRAVAQPGLQLKAVTSVSGPGEHLRNALWHTGHTPDQVRLLWTDPRNVGWRDKTSYRWQLLHRPQVGYIRVKLYEGPQLVADSGVIIDTSMRGGRLGVFCFSQENIIWSNLQYRCNDTVPEDFEPFRRQLLQGRV; encoded by the exons ATGGAGACACAGGAACTTCGGGGGGCCCTGGCTCTTCTTCTCCTTTGCACTTTCGCATCTGCCATTCAGGACCTGCAGG TGATTGACCTGCTGACTGTGGGTGAGTCCCGGCAGATGGTAGCTGTGGCAGAGAAGATCCGGGCAGCCCTGCTTACTGCTGGGGACATCTACCTCTTGTCCACCTTCCGCCTGCCTCCTAAGCAGGGTGGTGTCCTCTTTGGCCTCTACTCTCGCCAAGACAACACACGATGGCTGGAGGCCTCTGTTGTGGGCAAGATCAACAAAG TGCTGGTGCGGTATCAGCGGGAGGATGGCAAAGTCCATGCAGTGAACCTACAGCAAGCAGGCCTGGCTGATGGgcgcacacacacagctctcctgcgACTTCAAGGTCCATCCCGCCCCAGTCCTGCCCTGCAGCTCTATGTGGACTGCAAACTGGGTGATCAGCATGCTGGTCTTCCAGCACTGGCCCCCATCCCTCCAGCGGAGGTTGATGGGCTGGAGATTAGGACTGGACAGAAGGCGTATTTGAGGATGCAG GGATTTATGGAATCTATGAAAATGATTCTGGGTGGGTCCATGGCCCGGGTCGGAGCCCTGAGTGAGTGTCCGTTCCAGGGGGATGAGTCCATCCACAGTGCAG TGACCAACACACTCCACTCCATCCTAG GGGAGCAAACCAAGGCACTGGTCACCCAACTCACCCTCTTCAACCAGATCCTGGTGGAGCTGCGGGATGATATCCGAGACCAG GTAAAGGAAATGTCCCTGATCCGAAACACCATCATGGAGTGTCAGGTGTGCG GCTTCCATGAGCAACGTTCCCACTGCAGCCCCAACCCCTGCTTCCGAGGTGTGGACTGCATGGAAGTGTACGAGTACCCTGGCTACCGCTGTGGGCCCTGCCCCCCTGGCCTGCAGGGCAACGGCACCCACTGCACTGACATCAATGAG TGTGCTCACGCTGACCCTTGTTTCCCTGGCTCAAGTTGCATCAACACCATGCCTGGCTTCCACTGTGAGGCTTGTCCTCAAGGCTACAAAGGCACACGGGTGTCTGGTGTGGGCATTGACTATGCCCGAGCCAGCAAACAG GTCTGCAATGATGTTGATGAATGTAATGATGGGAACAATGGTGGCTGTGACCCAAACTCCATCTGCACCAATACAGTG GGCTCTTTCAAGTGTGGTCCCTGTCGCCTGGGCTTCCTGGGCAACCAAAGCCAGGGCTGCCTCCCAGCCCGGACTTGCCacagcccagcccacagcccctgcCATGTCCACGCACACTGTCTCTTTGAACGCAATGGTGCAGTGTCCTGCTTG TGTAACGTGGGCTGGGCCGGGAACGGGAACGTGTGTGGGCCTGACACAGACATCGATGGCTACCCGGATCAGGCACTACCCTGCATGGACAACAACAAACACTGCAAGCAG gacaactgccttttgacaccAAACTCTGGGCAGGAAGATGCTGATAATGACGGCGTGGGGGACCAGTGTGATGATGATGCTGATGGGGACGGGATCAAGAATGTTGAG GACAATTGCCGACTGTTCCCCAACAAGGACCAGCAAAACTCAGATACAGATTCATTTGGTGATGCTTGTGACAACTGCCCCAACGTTCCCAACAATGACCAGAAGGACACAGATGGCAATGGGGAAGGGGATGCCTGTGACAACGACGTGGATGGGGATG GCATCCCCAATGGACTGGACAATTGCCCTAAAGTCCCCAACCCCCtgcagacagacagagatgaggatGGAGTGGGAGATGCTTGTGACAGCTGCCCTGAAATGAGCAATCCTACCCAG ATGCAGACAGTGACCTGGTGGGGGATGTCTGTGACACCAATGAAGACAG GCAATGGCATTGGTGATGTTTGTGAGGATGACTTTGACAATGATGCAGTGGTGGACCCCCTGGATGTGTGCCCTGAAAGTGCAGAGGTAACCCTCACAGATTTTCGGGCCTATCAGACCGTCGTCCTGGACCCTGAGGGGGATGCTCAGATTGACCCAAACTGGGTTGTGCTCAACCAG GGCATGGAAATCGTTCAGACCATGAACAGTGACCCCGGCCTGGCTGTTG GATATACAGCCTTCAACGGTGTGGACTTTGAAGGCACCTTCCATGTGAACACAGTGACCGATGATGACTATGCAGGCTTCCTCTTCAGCTACCAAGACAGTGGCCGCTTCTATGTGGTTATGTGGAAGCAGACAGAGCAGACGTACTGGCAGGCCACACCTTTTCGGGCTGTTGCCCAGCCTGGGCTGCAGCTCAAG GCAGTGACATCAGTGTCTGGCCCAGGTGAGCACCTCCGGAATGCCCTGTGGCATACTGGCCACACCCCTGACCAGGTACGACTGCTGTGGACTGACCCACGAAACGTGGGCTGGCGTGACAAGACCTCCTATCGCTGGCAGCTGCTGCATCGGCCTCAAGTTGGCTACATTCg AGTGAAGCTCTATGAGGGTCCCCAGCTAGTAGCGGATTCAGGGGTGATCATTGACACATCCATGCGAGGGGGCCGTCTTGGTGTATTCTGcttctcccaagaaaacattATTTGGTCCAATCTCCAGTACCGATGCAATG ACACAGTTCCCGAGGACTTTGAGCCATTCCGGCGGCAGCTGCTCCAGGGAAGAGTGTAA